The Halobaculum magnesiiphilum genome contains the following window.
AGTGCATCAACGAGTACCGCGAGGACGTGCCCGGCGTCTGAGTCCCGGGGCGGCGATCGACGGCCGATCGGGACCGCGATTTATCACCGGCGGCGACAACGTCCGGCCATGAAGATCGGACTCGTCGCCGTCGGACAGGCGGGCGGCAAGATCGCCGACGCGCTGCTGCGATACGAGCGAAGCGCCGGCGTCGAGATCGTCGCCGACGCGGTCGCGGTCAACACCGCCCGCGCGGACCTGCTCGGGCTGCAGGAGATCGACCCCGAGCGACGCGTGCTCATCGGCGGCGACCGGGTGAAGGGCCACGGCTCCGGCGCGGACAACGAACTCGGCGCCGAGCTCGCCCGCGAGGACATCGGGGAGGTGCGCGACGCGGTCGACGCGATCCCGACGAGCGACGTGGACGCGTTCCTCGTGGTCGCGGCGCTGGGCGGGGGTACCGGCTCCGGCGGCGTGCCTGTGATCTGCCGGGAACTGCGCCGGATCTACGAGGAGCCCGTCTACGCCCTCGGCGTGCTGCCCGCCCGCGAGGAGGGCGGCATCTACACGCTCAACGCCGCGCGGTCGCTCAAGACCGTCGTCGAGCACGCCGACGCGACGCTGCTGTTCGACAACGACGCCCACCGCGAGACGGGCGAGAGCCTCGCGGGCGGCTACGGCCGCGTGAACGAGGAGATCGCCCGACGGCTCGGCGTCCTGCTGTCGGCGGGGGAGGCACGCGACCCGACCCCCGAGAAGGTGGTCGACGCCAGCGAGATCATCAACACGCTCGGGCGCTCGGGCGGGGTGGCGTCGCTCGGTTACGCCTCGGCGCCGCTGGAACGCAAGCGCGGGCTGTTCGGGGGCCGCAAGCGGATCGAGGAGGACGCGCTGGAGTCGACGACGCGCGTGACCGCGACGGTCCGGCGTGCAGCGCTGGGCGGGCTGACGCTCCCGTGTGAGCTACCGGACGTGGAGCGGGCGCTGGTCGTCGTCAGCGGGCCCCCGGAGACGCTCTCGCGGGCGGGCGTCGAGGACGCGCGCCGGTGGCTGGAGGAGGCGACCGGCACCCCGGAGGTGCGCGGCGGCGACTACCCCCTGCGCGACACCGACCACCTCGCGGCCGCAGTGCTGTTGGGCGGTGTGACCGAGGCGCCGCGGCTGGCGGAGCTGCGCGCGGGCGCCGTCGAGGCCCAGCGCAACGTCGCCGCGATCGCCGAGCGTGCCGAACTGTCCGGCGGGATCTGGGAGGCCGAGGGGCTCGACCCGCTGTTCTGATCCGGGCTCCGAACGACCGAGCACCTCCGAACCGCCGTGACCGCCGAACCGACGCCTCAGCAGACGTTCTTCGGCTTGACGCCCATCGACTCCAGCGTCGTCACGTAGTCGTCGTATGCGACCTCGACGATCCGGTCGGCGGCCTCGCGGGCGGCGCTCCAGTCCTCGTCGCCGTCGCACACCTCCGCGAGCGCGTCGAGCGCGTCGTCGAGGCGTTCGGCGAGGTCGTCGCGGATCCCGCGGAAGTCGTTCGAGGACGCCGGGTCGGCGTCGCCGACGAAGAAGCCGACCGTCTGCTCGGCGCGGGTGTGGGCGACCACGAGCCGGCCGTACAGCCCGCCGACGCGCTCGACGGTGCCCGTCAGGTCGGCGAGCACGTCGTACTCGGGGTACTCGTGGGGGTCGTCGGTCTCGGGGTCGAAGTCGGGGGCAGCCACGTCTCGGTGCTCGCGCGCGTCCTCGGCGGCGTCGCCGAACAGCGCCGCGGCGTCGCCGTTGGCCTCGTCGGCGCTCCACGACTCGAAGGTCCGCCCGGCGAGGGCGAACTCGGCGGCGACGGCGGTGCGCACGGCGGCGGCGTCCATCTCGCCGCCGGTTAGCGCGTACAGCGACTTCGAGGACCCGAGCCGCGAGAGCGGCGTCTCGTTGTCGTCTCGGAACTCCGCTGAGAAGGCGTCTGCGTCCATGCCCGAACGTACGCCGGTGTGCCGCTTGAAACCCTCGCCGCCGGCAGCGCTGGCCCGGGCGTGACGGGGCGACCGGTCAATGCGCCGACCGGGCGGTGGCAGTTGGAACGCGCCGATCGCATGCCCGAAGCGGACGGCGACCCCGGCGACACCCTTACTAGCCGCCCGGGAGAGTCGCGGATGTGTCACGTCCCTCCGACGAGCCGCGGTCCGTCTCGACCGCGCTCACGGCGGCCGGGCGACTCCTCCGCGACCGCCCCGCCGCGGTCCTCCCGGCGTACCTCCTCTCGATCGGCCTCGCCGCCACCGCCCGCGTCCCGGTGACGGTCGGCCTCGGCGTCGCCGTGGCGTCGCTGGCGGCGACCGGTCGACTCGAACCGCTCGTGCGTGCGGCCGTCGAGCTACAGGAGGCCGCTCGCGCCGCCGGCGACCCCGGCGGCGGGATCGGGCCCGGAGACGGTCCGGAATCCGGTTCCGGGGAGATCCCGGCCGGCGCCGCCGAGGCGCTGGCCGACGCCGCCGCGAACGCCGCGACGCCGACGGTCGTCGCCGCCCTCGGGATCGGCGTCGTCGCCGCGGTCGTGGTCGGCCTGCTCGCTCGGGCGCTGGGATCTGCGGTGTCGTACGGGACCGTCTGGGCCGGGCTCGACGGCCGCGACCCGCTCGTGTCCGGCGTCCGAACCGCCGGGCGCTGGC
Protein-coding sequences here:
- a CDS encoding tubulin/FtsZ family protein; amino-acid sequence: MKIGLVAVGQAGGKIADALLRYERSAGVEIVADAVAVNTARADLLGLQEIDPERRVLIGGDRVKGHGSGADNELGAELAREDIGEVRDAVDAIPTSDVDAFLVVAALGGGTGSGGVPVICRELRRIYEEPVYALGVLPAREEGGIYTLNAARSLKTVVEHADATLLFDNDAHRETGESLAGGYGRVNEEIARRLGVLLSAGEARDPTPEKVVDASEIINTLGRSGGVASLGYASAPLERKRGLFGGRKRIEEDALESTTRVTATVRRAALGGLTLPCELPDVERALVVVSGPPETLSRAGVEDARRWLEEATGTPEVRGGDYPLRDTDHLAAAVLLGGVTEAPRLAELRAGAVEAQRNVAAIAERAELSGGIWEAEGLDPLF
- a CDS encoding transcription antitermination protein, whose product is MDADAFSAEFRDDNETPLSRLGSSKSLYALTGGEMDAAAVRTAVAAEFALAGRTFESWSADEANGDAAALFGDAAEDAREHRDVAAPDFDPETDDPHEYPEYDVLADLTGTVERVGGLYGRLVVAHTRAEQTVGFFVGDADPASSNDFRGIRDDLAERLDDALDALAEVCDGDEDWSAAREAADRIVEVAYDDYVTTLESMGVKPKNVC